Below is a genomic region from Leifsonia sp. Root112D2.
CACGCTCGATGCAGTGTCGGATGCGCGGCAGATCGTCGTGGTCGGACCGCAGCCAAGCGAGCAGCTGTCGCCCGGCGTGCGTATCGTGCGCGAGCATCCACCGTTCGGCGGGCCAGCCGCCGGAATCGCGGCAGGACTCGCAGAGATGAGCGCCGCGCAGAACAGCGACCAAGCCGCCGACAGGCAGGCGAGCCCGTTCACCCTCGTGCTCGCCTGCGACATGCCCGGCATCGGCGCGGCCGTGGCCCCGCTGCTCTCGGCAGCCGCTCGCGCACCGGCCGGTGACGGCGCGATGGCCGTCGACGGCGAGCGCGAGCAGCCGCTCGCCGCCGTCTACTCGACCGCGAGACTGACGGATGCCGTGGGCCGGCACGAGCGCGACGGCACGCTGACGGGGCTGGGCGTCTTTCGTCTCATCGCCGCGCTCGAGCTTGAGCGCGTTGCCGTGCCCCCCGGCTCGACAGACGACGTGGACACCTGGGCGGACGCCGCCCGGCTCGGCGCGACCGTACCCCAAGCCGCGCCAACGCCCGCACCCGCACCCGCACCGACGAAAACAACGGAGATATCCGGAGAAAAGGAGACATCATGACCGATCGCGATGAAGAGAACGCGCTGCTCGAAGAGTGGGCGGCGAGGGTCGTCGAGGCGCTCGACATCGAGGGTCTCGAGCTGGACATCAACGCGGTGCTGGGGCTTGCCGGCAGGGCGGCGCACGCGGTGGTGCGGCCCGCCGCGCCGCTCACGACGTTCCTGGTGGGATACGCCGCCGGGCAGGCCGCCGCAGGCGGCGCCGGCGGCTCCGTCGTTTCAGCGGATGCCGTGCGCGCCGCGACCGACACCGCACTGCGGCTGTGCGCGGAGCGCGCTAACAACGCTGGTTGAGGAGCGCGAGGAACGAGCGCGTCTCGAAACCAGAGCCGTGCGTGGGGGTTTCGAGACGAGGCCTCGTTCCTCGGCCTCTCCTCAACCAGCCGTAACGACCTCGAGGCGCACCACAATCGACTTGGAGACAGGGGTGTTGCTGGTCTCGGCCACGTGATCCAGCGGCACCAGCGCGTTGGCCTCTGGAAAATACGCCGCGGCGCAGCCCCGGGCGGTCGGGTACGAGACCACCCTGAACCTCGGCGCGACCCGGTCAACGCCGTCCTTCCACTCGCTGTGCAGGTCGACCATCGCGCCGTCTGCCACACCGAGTGCAGCGAGGTCATCCGGGTTCACGAACACCACCCGGCGCCCGCCCTTCACCCCGCGATAGCGGTCGTTGAGGCTGTAGATGGTGGTGTTGAACTGGTCGTGCGAGCGCAGGGTCTGCAGCAGCAGCCGCCCCTCGGGAAGCTCCACGGCCTCCAACTCGTTGACCGTGATCATGGCTTTGCCCGACGGTGTCGGGAAGGTGCGCGAGTCGCGCGGCGGGTGCGGCAGGTCGAATCCGCCCTTCTGGCGCACCCTCGTGTTGAAGTTCTCGAACCCCGGCACCACGCGGGAGATGTGCTCGCGAATGCTGTCGTAATTGCGCTCGAAGTGCTCCCAGTCCACCTGCACCTTGGTGCCCAGCACCGCCCGCGCCATGCGCGTGACGATCGAGACCTCCGACAGCAGCGTCGGCGAAACCGGCGAGAGATTGCCGGTCGAGGCGTGCACCGCGGCCACCGTGTCTTCCACCGTCAGGAACTGTTGGCCGGATGCCTGCATGTCCACTTCGCTGCGCCCCAGGGTGGGCAGAATCAGTGCGGTCTCACCGATCACCGCATGCGAACGGTTCGGTTTCGTGGAGATCTGTACCGTGAGCCGCGTGCTCTGCATCGCCTTCTCGGCCACCGCCGTGTCGGAGATCGCCGAGACGAGGTTGCCACCGAGCGCGATCCACACCTTGATTTTGCCGTCGCGCATTCCACGGATCGCCGCGACAGCGTCGTCACCATCTTTGCGCGGCGGATCGAAGCCGAACTCGCTCTGAATCGCGTCGAGGAAGGTGGGCGGCATCTTCTCCCAGATGCCCATGGTGCGGTCGCCCTGCACATTGCTGTGGCCGCGGATCGGCGACGCCCCCGCGCCCGGCTTGCCGATGTTGCCGCGTAAGAGCAGCAGGTTGATGATCTCCTTGATGGCCGGCACGGCCTTCTTGTGCTGCGTGAGCCCCATCGCCCAGGTGATGATCACGCGATCGGCGGCGATGTAGCGCTCGGCGAGCTCGTCAATCTCGGCGCTCGTGAGCCCCGTGGCGCGCAGCACCTCCTCCTCGTCGAGGTGCTCGAGGTGCTCACGGAACGCCTCGAGGCCCTCGCAGCGTTCGTCGAGGAATTGCTGGTCGAGAACGGTTCCCGGATGCGCCGCCTCGGCATCCAGCACCCGCTTGGAGACGGCCTGCATGAGCGCCATGTCGCCCGCCATGCGAATCTGCAGAAACTGGTCGGCCAGGTCGGTGCCCCGGCCCACGACGCCCTTGACGGTCTGCGGGTTCTTGTAGCGCCGCAACCCGGCCTCGAGCAGCGGGTTGACCGCCACGATGCTGGCACCGGCCTGCTTGGCCTCCTCGAGCGCGGTGAGCATGCGCGGGTGGTTGGTGCCCGGGTTCTGACCCATGATGATGATCAGATCGGCCTTAGCGAAGTCGTCGTAACGAATGGTGGCTTTGCCCACGCCTATCGTCTCGCCCATGGCCGCGCCCGTGGATTCGTGACACATGTTCGAACAGTCGGGCATGTTGTTGGTGCCGAAGGCGCGCACGAAGAGCTGGTAGACGAAGGCCGTCTCGTTCGCGGCGCGGCCGCTCGTGTAGAACGCGGCCTGATCGGGGCTGTCGAGTGCGTTGAGCTCCTCGGCCACGATCTCGAATGCCCGCTCCCAACTGACCGGCTCGTAGTGATTTTTGCCTGCGGGCTTGTAGACAGGGGTGGTGAGTCGGCCCTGCAGCCCCAGCCAGTAGTCGCTCTTCTCCAGCAGGTCGTCGATGGAGTTCTCGGCCCAGAACGTGTCGGGCACCAGCAGAGGAGTCGCCTCCCAGGTGAGCGCCTTCGCGCCGTTCTCGCAGAACTCGAAGGTCTTGCGCTTGCCCTGGGGATCTTCCCAGGCGCAGCTCATGCAGTCGAAGCCGTCCTTCTGGTTCATCGCCAGAAGGCCCTTCATGGCGCGACCGACGCCCATCTCTTCCATGGCAGGCCCCATGGCATGCAGTACGCCGGGAACACCGGCGGCCCAGCTTTTCGGCTCGGTGATTGTGAGGTTCTCGTCGGTGAAATCCTCGACCGGGGGCTTCTTGGTCATGCCACGCTCACTTCTTGTTGCTGATGTGCGGATGCCGCGGCAGCGGCATCCGCTTCGGTCACGTTCGCAATGCGCTCGGCCCCCGCGTAGACCACCATCGAGCTGCCGCGCAGGAAGCCGACGAGCGTCATGCCGGCCTCGACGGCGAGCTCGGCGGCGAGGGAGGAGGGCGCGGAGACGGCAGCGAGCACCGGAATGCCCGCCATCGACGCCTTCTGGGTGAGCTCGAAGCTGGCGCGACCCGAGACCATCAGCACGGTGCCGCGCAGGGGCAGCCGGCCATTCGTGAGGGCCCAGCCGACCACCTTATCGACGGCGTTGTGGCGGCCGACATCCTCACGCAGCACCAGCATCTCGCCGGTCTCGCCGTTGAAGAGAGCCGCGGCATGCAGCCCGCCGGTCTTGTCGAAGACATCCTGGCCGGCACGCAGGGCATCGGGAAACGTCGCGAGCAGCGCGGCATCGAGGCGCAATGTGTCCGCGCCCACCTCGTATGCCGACTTCGTGCGCACCGCCTCGATGCTGGCCTTGCCGCAGAGACCGCACGAGCTCGTCGTATAGAAGGCGCGTTCCAGGCTGGGGTCGGGCGCAGGCACACCGGCGGCGAGAGTGACGTCAAGAATGTTGTAGGTGTTGAGGTTGTCGTCAGTGCCCTCGGCACCGGCACAGTAGCGAGCCGTGCTGAACTGCTCGCCCCGGCTGATCACGCCCTCAGAGACGAGAAAGCCCGCGGCCAGTTCGATGTCGTGGCCGGGGGTGCGCATGGTGATCGCGAGCGATTGGCCGCCCACGCGAATCTCCAGTGGCTCCTCGACGGCGAGCACGTCTTCGCGCACGCTCGTGCGTTGCCCCACGGAGATTCTGGTTACTCGACGACGAGCGGTGATGCGACCCATATTCTCATGTGTAACACTGCCCGATGCAAGGTACAAGCCGGTCACCGGCTGCTGGAAGGTAAAAGCGAAAGCGGCCGCCCGGCAAAGCTACGCTGAAGTCATGCTTCCCCTCGTTGAACCCGGGCCTGCGCTCTCGCCCGAACGGCTTGCCCGCTACAGCCGCCAGTTGATACTGCCCGGATTCGACGAGCTGGCCCAGCGTCGACTGGCCAACACACGCGTGCTCGTGGTCGGGGCCGGCGGGCTCGGCAGCGCAAGCATCCCGTACCTCGCCTCGGCAGGAATCGGCACGATCGGCGTGGTCGACAACGACAGCGTTGCCCTCTCCAACCTGCACCGGCAGATCGCACACGGCATGGGCGACATCGGTCGCCGCAAGGTCGAATCCATCGCCGACACGGTTGCCGCCATCGACCCGGATGTGACGGTGCACGCCCACGACGTGTGGCTCGATTCCGAGAACATCACGGGGATCCTGGCCGACTACGATCTCGTTCTCGACGGCAGCGACAATTTTGAGACGCGCTACCTCACCAACGACGCCGCCGAGCGCGCCGGCAAGCCGCTCGTGTGGGGCGCGATCCTGCGCTACAACGGCCAGGCCGGCGTGGCGTGGGCCGCGCACGGGCCGACGTATCGCGACCTGTTTCCCGAGCCGCCCGCGCCCGGCGAGATACTCTCCTGCGCCGACGGCGGCGTGCTGCCCGGTGTCGCCGCCATCATCGGGGCGATCATGGCCACCGAGGCGGTGAAGCTGATCACGGGCGTCGGCGAGGCCCTGCTCGGCCGCGTCACCACCTACGACGCGCTCACCGGCCGCTACCGCGAGCTCGAGTACGAGCGCGCGGAACCTCTCGAAATACGTACGCAGGTTGAGGAGCCGCGCGAAGCCGGCGTCTCGAAACCCGCGGCGCGACGTACGGTTTCGAGACGAGGCCTCGTTCCTCGACCTCTCCTCAACCAGCGGGGCGAGGGGAACCCCGCGTCAGGCAATATCTCCGCCACCGACCTCTCCCACCGCCTGCAGTCAGGCGAGCCACTGCAGCTCATCGACGTGCGTGAACCGTTCGAGGCGGCCATCGCCACCCTCGACGGTTCCGAGTTGATTCCGCTCGGCTCTCTCGCGAGCTCGCTCGACCGGGTGCGCCACGACGTGCCAGTAGTCGTGTACTGCCACCATGGCATGCGCTCGATGCAGGCCGCCTCGATACTGAGGCAGGCGGGCTTCGACAACGTCGAGAACCTGACCGGCGGCATCGAAGCCTATGCCCGCGAGGTGGACCCCTCGCTGGCCCGCTACTGAAACACTCCCCTACTGCAACGCCGAGACTGCAACCCCGAGGAGGGCGCATGCCCGCACCCTATGCCGTGATCACCGACCGGCCCATCGACGAATCCGCCGTGCGCGGCGCCGTCGACGACCCGGCCAGCGGCGCCGTCGTGATCTTCGCCGGCGTCGTGCGCAACCACGACGGCGGGCAGGGCGTGCTCTCGCTCGACTACCAGGCACATCCGGATGCGGAGCGCATCCTGTCGGAGTGCTGTGCCGCCGTCAGCGCCGAGACCGGGCTGAGCGTCGCGGCGGTGCACCGGGTGGGCCACCTGGTCGTCGGGGACGTGGCGCTCTATGCCGCGGCAGCCGCCGCGCACCGGGCCGAGGCCTTCGCCGCCTGCGAGCTGCTCGTCGAGCGCATCAAGCACACCGTGCCCATCTGGAAGAAGCAACACCTGACGGATGGCGCCACCGAGTGGGTGGGGCTGTAGCGCGGTGGAGCTTGGAGGATCGCGCCAGCGATCCCGCGACCCCAGCGGCGAGCGAGCCTGCGAGCGAGGGGAACCCTGAGCGGGTTTCGAGACGCAGCCTCGTTCCTCGACTGCTCCTCAACCTGCGATAGTGCCGAGCCAGAGGCCGAGGGCGGCCGCGGCCACCGAGGCCACGAGCATGCCGAGGCCGTTGGCGAGGGCCGCGGCATAGCGACGGTCCTGCAGCAGGCGCACCGTCTCGAAGCTCGCGGTGCTGAAGGTGGTGTACCCGCCGAGAAAGCCGGTGCCTGCAACGAGATGCCACGGTTCGCTCAACACGTGGGCAAGGGCGAGCCCCGTGATGAAGCCGAGCAGCAGTGAACCCGTCACGTTGATCACGGTCGTTCCGAGCGGGTACGAGGTGCGCACACGTGCCTTGATGAGCCCATCGAGCATGAACCGGCACGCGGCCCCCGCGCCCCCCGCGCAGGCCAAGGCAAGAAAGACGAGCGGCGTCATTCGCTCTCCCCCGCCCGCCGTTGTCGGCGGCGGTGAGCGGATGTCGCCACCACGATTCCGAGCGCGGTAGCCGCCGCCCCCCCCAGCACGGTGGCGAGCGAATAGGTGACGGCAAGGCCTGCCGCGCCGTCACGGAACAGCAGCGCCGTATCGGTGGCCAGTGTGCTGTACGTGGTGAATCCGCCCATCGCTCCCGTGCCCAGCAGCAGACGCATCGCGCGCCGGCCACCGGCATCCGGCCCCTGTCGCACCAGGGCATCGAGCAGCACTCCCAGCAGAAACGCGCCGACGACATTGACGGCGAAGATGGTGGACGGATACGCGCCGATATTCGGAACGGCCAGGCTGAGGCCCTCGCGCGCCGCCGTGCCGACGGCACCGCCGAGCGCGACCAGGCCGATGTAGCGCCAGTGCAGGTGCACCGGTCGCGCTGGGCTCACAGCTGGTCTTCCCAGGGCAGCGCGCCCTCGCCGTCGACGGGGGTGAGCGGAATGACGATGACGGGCCGGTGCTGGCGGTGGGCGAGGTGCACGGCCACCGATCCGGAGAAGAATTCCTGGATGCCTGCACGGATGCCCGTGTCGCGGGTGCCGACCACGATGGCCTCCGCATCGAGTGCGTCGGCCAGTCGGCCGAGCGCGTGGGCCGGGTCGCCGACGAGGGCGCGCGTGCTCCAGGAGACGCGGGGCGGCGTGCCGTCCTCCGTGGAGTCGGCGGTTCCGGTGTCGTCTGCGGGCCTGCCGAGCAGTTCGCGCAGCCGCGCCTCGAACTCGGGGTCGAAGACGGCCTCCCCGAACTCGGGCAGATCGGGGTCGACGGGCGCTGAGGTGACCGTGCCGTCAGGGTGTTCCTGCACGATGTAGCGACCCACGTCGACGCTCGCGCAGACGAGATCCGCTCCGAGCCGTGCCGCAAAACGCGCGGCCTCGAGCACCACCGCATCAGGCTGGTGCCGCACGACGCCGACCACAAGTCTGCGCCGCGCGCTATTCGACGACGGATGCGACGGTGCGGCGTCAGAGGGAGCCATATGTCGAGTATCCCAGCCCTACGCCGATGAGACGTCACGAATCGACGTTAAAACGCGGGCGAGAGGTCTATTCACGTCGTCTCACGGGAGTAGGCATGGGCCCGGCCGACGATGGCCAGCCAGCCGCAGCTCAGCCGCCGGCGAAGGGCGGCAGCACGTCCACGGTGGCGGCGAGCGGATGCGCGGGATC
It encodes:
- a CDS encoding universal stress protein, producing MAPSDAAPSHPSSNSARRRLVVGVVRHQPDAVVLEAARFAARLGADLVCASVDVGRYIVQEHPDGTVTSAPVDPDLPEFGEAVFDPEFEARLRELLGRPADDTGTADSTEDGTPPRVSWSTRALVGDPAHALGRLADALDAEAIVVGTRDTGIRAGIQEFFSGSVAVHLAHRQHRPVIVIPLTPVDGEGALPWEDQL
- a CDS encoding DUF6457 domain-containing protein; the encoded protein is MTDRDEENALLEEWAARVVEALDIEGLELDINAVLGLAGRAAHAVVRPAAPLTTFLVGYAAGQAAAGGAGGSVVSADAVRAATDTALRLCAERANNAG
- a CDS encoding fluoride efflux transporter FluC, with protein sequence MSPARPVHLHWRYIGLVALGGAVGTAAREGLSLAVPNIGAYPSTIFAVNVVGAFLLGVLLDALVRQGPDAGGRRAMRLLLGTGAMGGFTTYSTLATDTALLFRDGAAGLAVTYSLATVLGGAAATALGIVVATSAHRRRQRRAGESE
- a CDS encoding molybdenum cofactor biosynthesis protein MoaE — translated: MPAPYAVITDRPIDESAVRGAVDDPASGAVVIFAGVVRNHDGGQGVLSLDYQAHPDAERILSECCAAVSAETGLSVAAVHRVGHLVVGDVALYAAAAAAHRAEAFAACELLVERIKHTVPIWKKQHLTDGATEWVGL
- the crcB gene encoding fluoride efflux transporter CrcB is translated as MTPLVFLALACAGGAGAACRFMLDGLIKARVRTSYPLGTTVINVTGSLLLGFITGLALAHVLSEPWHLVAGTGFLGGYTTFSTASFETVRLLQDRRYAAALANGLGMLVASVAAAALGLWLGTIAG
- a CDS encoding FdhF/YdeP family oxidoreductase; this encodes MTKKPPVEDFTDENLTITEPKSWAAGVPGVLHAMGPAMEEMGVGRAMKGLLAMNQKDGFDCMSCAWEDPQGKRKTFEFCENGAKALTWEATPLLVPDTFWAENSIDDLLEKSDYWLGLQGRLTTPVYKPAGKNHYEPVSWERAFEIVAEELNALDSPDQAAFYTSGRAANETAFVYQLFVRAFGTNNMPDCSNMCHESTGAAMGETIGVGKATIRYDDFAKADLIIIMGQNPGTNHPRMLTALEEAKQAGASIVAVNPLLEAGLRRYKNPQTVKGVVGRGTDLADQFLQIRMAGDMALMQAVSKRVLDAEAAHPGTVLDQQFLDERCEGLEAFREHLEHLDEEEVLRATGLTSAEIDELAERYIAADRVIITWAMGLTQHKKAVPAIKEIINLLLLRGNIGKPGAGASPIRGHSNVQGDRTMGIWEKMPPTFLDAIQSEFGFDPPRKDGDDAVAAIRGMRDGKIKVWIALGGNLVSAISDTAVAEKAMQSTRLTVQISTKPNRSHAVIGETALILPTLGRSEVDMQASGQQFLTVEDTVAAVHASTGNLSPVSPTLLSEVSIVTRMARAVLGTKVQVDWEHFERNYDSIREHISRVVPGFENFNTRVRQKGGFDLPHPPRDSRTFPTPSGKAMITVNELEAVELPEGRLLLQTLRSHDQFNTTIYSLNDRYRGVKGGRRVVFVNPDDLAALGVADGAMVDLHSEWKDGVDRVAPRFRVVSYPTARGCAAAYFPEANALVPLDHVAETSNTPVSKSIVVRLEVVTAG
- the fdhD gene encoding formate dehydrogenase accessory sulfurtransferase FdhD, whose product is MGRITARRRVTRISVGQRTSVREDVLAVEEPLEIRVGGQSLAITMRTPGHDIELAAGFLVSEGVISRGEQFSTARYCAGAEGTDDNLNTYNILDVTLAAGVPAPDPSLERAFYTTSSCGLCGKASIEAVRTKSAYEVGADTLRLDAALLATFPDALRAGQDVFDKTGGLHAAALFNGETGEMLVLREDVGRHNAVDKVVGWALTNGRLPLRGTVLMVSGRASFELTQKASMAGIPVLAAVSAPSSLAAELAVEAGMTLVGFLRGSSMVVYAGAERIANVTEADAAAAASAHQQQEVSVA
- the mobA gene encoding molybdenum cofactor guanylyltransferase — its product is MLFDAIVLAGGRSSRLGTAAKSELIVRESTLLQLTLDAVSDARQIVVVGPQPSEQLSPGVRIVREHPPFGGPAAGIAAGLAEMSAAQNSDQAADRQASPFTLVLACDMPGIGAAVAPLLSAAARAPAGDGAMAVDGEREQPLAAVYSTARLTDAVGRHERDGTLTGLGVFRLIAALELERVAVPPGSTDDVDTWADAARLGATVPQAAPTPAPAPAPTKTTEISGEKETS
- a CDS encoding ThiF family adenylyltransferase; translated protein: MLPLVEPGPALSPERLARYSRQLILPGFDELAQRRLANTRVLVVGAGGLGSASIPYLASAGIGTIGVVDNDSVALSNLHRQIAHGMGDIGRRKVESIADTVAAIDPDVTVHAHDVWLDSENITGILADYDLVLDGSDNFETRYLTNDAAERAGKPLVWGAILRYNGQAGVAWAAHGPTYRDLFPEPPAPGEILSCADGGVLPGVAAIIGAIMATEAVKLITGVGEALLGRVTTYDALTGRYRELEYERAEPLEIRTQVEEPREAGVSKPAARRTVSRRGLVPRPLLNQRGEGNPASGNISATDLSHRLQSGEPLQLIDVREPFEAAIATLDGSELIPLGSLASSLDRVRHDVPVVVYCHHGMRSMQAASILRQAGFDNVENLTGGIEAYAREVDPSLARY